TTCAAACCAATCGATTAAAATCGCTTTTTACTTTTACGATGCCTCATTTGACTGAGTTTTCGGATTGGCTAGTGCCTTATCATGATTACAATGCTAGCCAAAAGAAATTTATTACATTCCGACCTGTTTCTAGTGGTTCGATCGATACCTATCAGTCAGGGTTTGAATTAGTACAATATCATTTAAACGGAGATAAGGAAGAAGTCATTCTAGAAGGATTAGAAAATAAGCCGCTTAGTTATTCACCTGATGGAAAGTATTGTTTGTATGGCTATCAATTTGAAAAGCTTATTAATTTTGAAACCAAGGAAATGGTGTCACTTGTTGAAGGGCTTTAATAGAATAAAAAAACGGACTGCGATAGCAGCCCGTTTTTTTTATGAAGAATAAGTTCTGAAAAAAATTAATGCCCTGCAGGGTAACCGGAGTTAAGTAAAGTCATCACTGCAAACCATCCGAATACTAAAAAGCTACCACCAGCAAACACTAAGCCTAGCATATTTTTGTTTTTAAGTGAAGTAAATGATCCGTAAGCAGCTAGAATTGCAACTAATGAAAAAATAATGACTAATCCCATAAAACATTGCCCCCTTTTCAAATGTTTGAGGAACGCTCATAGATTATGAGCTACCTCATAGTCCCACTTTGTATGTAATATCCAAAATATTCACATTCGTTTATATTTTATAGTTTTTTTTTTCAAAAGTAAAGATGGTATAAAAGTTTGAACGGTACTAGCACTTGCTTTATTTTTCGTTGTATAAACAGTATAGGCTTCTTTTACTCTATTTACAAATATTGTAGAATAGATAATGATATGGATGATTTTTGGAGGTGTTTTGATGGAATGGCAGCAAATACCGCTTGGACCCTTACAAACGAATTGCTATCTTTTAACGAAAAATGATGCTTGTTTGGTCGTTGATCCAGGTGAAGAAGGAGATAAATTAATTCAAATTATTGATTCCCAAAACGCTAAGCCACAGGCGATTATTTTGACACATGCTCATTTTGATCATATTGGAGCGGTTGATAAAATAAGGGATTATTATGATATTCCTGTATATGTTCAT
The DNA window shown above is from Bacillus sp. T3 and carries:
- a CDS encoding DUF2759 domain-containing protein; the encoded protein is MGLVIIFSLVAILAAYGSFTSLKNKNMLGLVFAGGSFLVFGWFAVMTLLNSGYPAGH